From Curtobacterium sp. SGAir0471, the proteins below share one genomic window:
- a CDS encoding YbaK/EbsC family protein, producing the protein MPMLDRSPALVATGFLAIPVAQALVALPSDVLSTIQAAPIDPDLADTAAFSEAYGYPLEGGANCIVVAGKRGDEVRHAACVVLASTKLDVNRVVKKLLDVRKASFAPMDDAVELTGMEYGGITPIGLPADWPVYVDARVLDAPEVVVGAGLRGAKVFLPGRTLAALPNVTVVEGLATDAG; encoded by the coding sequence ATGCCGATGCTCGACCGTTCCCCCGCCCTCGTCGCCACCGGGTTCCTCGCGATCCCCGTCGCCCAGGCGCTCGTCGCACTGCCGAGCGACGTCCTGTCGACGATCCAGGCGGCGCCGATCGACCCGGACCTCGCCGACACCGCAGCGTTCTCCGAGGCCTACGGGTACCCGCTCGAGGGCGGCGCGAACTGCATCGTCGTCGCGGGGAAGCGCGGCGACGAGGTCCGCCACGCCGCCTGCGTGGTGCTCGCGTCGACGAAGCTCGACGTGAACCGGGTCGTCAAGAAGCTGCTCGACGTCCGCAAGGCAAGCTTCGCGCCGATGGACGACGCGGTCGAGCTGACGGGCATGGAGTACGGCGGGATCACCCCGATCGGGCTCCCAGCGGACTGGCCGGTGTACGTCGACGCGCGGGTGCTCGACGCCCCCGAGGTCGTCGTCGGCGCAGGGCTCCGCGGCGCGAAGGTGTTCCTGCCCGGACGCACCCTGGCCGCGCTGCCGAACGTCACCGTCGTCGAGGGGCTCGCTACCGACGCCGGCTGA
- a CDS encoding DUF2461 domain-containing protein has protein sequence MPSTPFSPALATFFRGLAAHNEKSWFEEHRDDWELYVRDPMEALLHEAERRYGPGRVLRQHRDLRFTPDKRPYREDTGLTAGGMYLSAGADGLQVGGGLYEPSRAQLQAGRTTIDEHPQAAAALRRELDELTNAGYELAGPPLKTAPRGYDADHPRIDLLRMQHYAALVHLPLESSLDDITAAWDRGQPLVRWTVKWARADDPEASDDPAPPVPGARSIHERA, from the coding sequence ATGCCCTCGACGCCGTTCTCACCAGCGCTCGCGACGTTCTTCCGCGGGCTCGCCGCGCACAACGAGAAGTCGTGGTTCGAGGAGCACCGGGACGACTGGGAACTGTACGTCCGCGACCCGATGGAGGCGCTCCTGCACGAGGCCGAGCGACGCTACGGGCCGGGCCGGGTGCTCCGCCAGCACCGGGACCTGCGGTTCACGCCGGACAAGCGGCCCTACCGCGAGGACACCGGGCTGACCGCCGGTGGCATGTACCTCAGCGCCGGGGCGGACGGACTGCAGGTCGGCGGTGGGCTCTACGAACCGTCGCGCGCGCAGCTGCAGGCGGGTCGCACGACGATCGACGAACACCCGCAGGCGGCCGCAGCACTGCGACGGGAGCTCGACGAGCTGACCAACGCCGGGTACGAGCTCGCCGGACCGCCGCTGAAGACCGCCCCGCGCGGCTACGACGCCGACCACCCGCGGATCGACCTGCTCCGCATGCAGCACTACGCGGCGCTCGTGCACCTGCCGCTGGAGAGCTCGCTCGACGACATCACGGCCGCGTGGGACCGCGGGCAGCCGCTCGTCCGCTGGACCGTGAAGTGGGCGCGGGCGGACGACCCCGAGGCCTCGGACGACCCGGCGCCGCCCGTGCCGGGAGCCCGGTCGATCCACGAGCGCGCCTGA
- a CDS encoding CatA-like O-acetyltransferase: MDRLRPIDLDQWPRAEHFAHYRREPCAWEMTVDVDVTAFVDAARDASAKTYPSQIWVLATVVNRHDEFRMQLTEDGNPAVWDVVHPTFTVFHPDTETFSVLVVEYDPDARAFHDSVVATTERYRDDHRLFPQGTGRTDLFDVSTLPRTSFTGFALHLTGVEDHLAPVITLGRYRQVDGRTVMPMALRINHAAVHGFHASRFVTEVEELFADPSWLG, translated from the coding sequence GTGGACCGACTCCGACCGATCGACCTCGACCAGTGGCCCCGCGCCGAGCACTTCGCGCACTACCGGCGGGAGCCCTGCGCGTGGGAGATGACCGTCGACGTCGACGTCACGGCCTTCGTCGACGCAGCACGGGACGCGAGCGCGAAGACGTACCCGTCGCAGATCTGGGTGCTCGCGACGGTCGTGAACCGGCACGACGAGTTCCGCATGCAGCTCACCGAGGACGGCAACCCTGCGGTCTGGGACGTGGTGCACCCGACCTTCACGGTCTTCCACCCCGACACCGAGACCTTCTCGGTGCTCGTCGTCGAGTACGACCCCGACGCCCGGGCGTTCCACGACAGCGTGGTCGCGACGACCGAGCGGTACCGCGACGACCACCGCCTGTTCCCGCAGGGCACCGGGCGCACCGACCTGTTCGACGTCTCGACGCTCCCCCGGACGTCCTTCACCGGCTTCGCGCTGCACCTCACCGGGGTCGAGGACCACCTGGCCCCGGTGATCACGCTCGGGCGCTACCGACAGGTCGACGGGCGGACCGTCATGCCGATGGCACTCCGCATCAACCACGCGGCGGTCCACGGGTTCCACGCCTCGCGCTTCGTGACCGAGGTCGAGGAACTGTTCGCCGACCCGTCCTGGCTCGGCTGA
- a CDS encoding nucleoside deaminase translates to MHDDELTALAVSRALDNVHDGGKPFACLIVRDGEVVVEAVNHVAQTGDPTAHAEIRAIRAAAEQDITDLTGYEVFVTAYPCPMCLGALYYAQPDRVVFAATREQEGEHYEDGNRLMTLATFYDEYAKPVEERALPTEQGTVEDPTAPFREWTARHPS, encoded by the coding sequence ATGCACGACGACGAACTCACCGCCCTCGCGGTCTCCCGCGCCCTCGACAACGTCCACGACGGTGGCAAGCCCTTCGCCTGCCTGATCGTCCGCGACGGCGAGGTCGTGGTCGAGGCCGTCAACCACGTCGCCCAGACCGGCGACCCGACCGCGCACGCCGAGATCCGCGCGATCCGCGCCGCCGCCGAGCAGGACATCACCGACCTGACCGGGTACGAGGTCTTCGTCACCGCCTACCCCTGCCCGATGTGCCTCGGTGCGCTGTACTACGCCCAGCCCGACCGCGTGGTCTTCGCCGCGACGCGGGAGCAGGAGGGCGAACACTACGAGGACGGCAACCGCCTGATGACGCTCGCGACCTTCTACGACGAGTACGCCAAGCCGGTGGAGGAGCGCGCCCTGCCCACGGAGCAGGGCACGGTCGAGGACCCGACGGCCCCGTTCCGCGAGTGGACCGCCCGCCACCCGTCCTGA
- a CDS encoding class I SAM-dependent methyltransferase, giving the protein MTDDRPARSFGSAVDAYERGRPGYPDAVAAALVPDRAPLVVDVGAGTGKFTRTLLGRADEVVAVEPDPAMRSRLADLLPTVRALDGTGEAIPLPDGSADVVTFAQSWHWVDRDAGAAEVARVLRPGGTVGLVWNVRDETRPWAARVGAIVAQPEARTVQQEQPLLGAPFGAGVHDTVRWTHEQDRDAFLDMIASRSFVILLPEDERRAVLDAVRQVLDEDPGTAGRPTIPVDYVAHVHRYVRP; this is encoded by the coding sequence GTGACCGACGACCGTCCCGCCCGTTCCTTCGGATCCGCCGTCGACGCCTACGAACGCGGCAGACCCGGTTACCCGGACGCCGTGGCGGCGGCCCTGGTGCCGGACCGCGCGCCCCTCGTCGTGGACGTCGGGGCGGGGACCGGGAAGTTCACCAGGACCCTGCTCGGCCGGGCCGACGAGGTCGTGGCGGTGGAACCGGACCCGGCCATGCGCTCGCGACTGGCCGATCTGCTGCCGACGGTGCGTGCGCTCGACGGCACGGGCGAGGCGATCCCGCTGCCGGACGGCTCGGCGGACGTCGTGACGTTCGCGCAGTCCTGGCACTGGGTCGACCGGGACGCCGGCGCCGCCGAGGTCGCACGGGTGCTGCGCCCGGGCGGGACCGTCGGACTCGTCTGGAACGTCCGCGACGAGACCCGGCCGTGGGCCGCACGCGTCGGCGCGATCGTGGCGCAGCCGGAGGCCCGCACCGTGCAGCAGGAGCAGCCGCTCCTCGGAGCGCCGTTCGGCGCCGGGGTCCACGACACGGTGCGGTGGACACACGAGCAGGACCGTGACGCGTTCCTCGACATGATCGCCTCGCGGAGCTTCGTCATCCTCCTGCCCGAGGACGAGCGGCGTGCGGTGCTCGACGCGGTCCGGCAGGTGCTCGACGAGGACCCCGGGACGGCCGGGCGCCCGACGATCCCCGTCGACTACGTCGCACACGTCCACCGGTACGTCCGACCCTGA
- a CDS encoding response regulator → MTASAPLRVLVVDDDAGARALHTRWVAATEGFAVVGAVASGGAALASVERGVDLVLLDMRLPDISGIEVLHRMHVAGVDRTDVLVVSSSRDQVTVRQALAAHPVGYLLKPFDREALQDRLRAYAAERRSRDDAQRDVPMGQGDVDRLLATGSVRVVGPTRASAGASEDALPKGVSATTLGRVVAALDPVTARSADEVAVATGTSRATARRYLDHLVATGAIDLAHRYGRRGRPQVLYRLTPAP, encoded by the coding sequence GTGACCGCGTCCGCGCCGCTGCGCGTGCTCGTGGTCGACGACGACGCGGGCGCGCGTGCGCTCCACACCCGCTGGGTCGCCGCGACCGAGGGGTTCGCGGTCGTCGGGGCGGTCGCGTCCGGCGGCGCCGCGCTGGCCTCGGTCGAGCGCGGGGTCGACCTCGTGCTCCTCGACATGCGGCTGCCCGACATCAGCGGCATCGAGGTCCTGCACCGCATGCACGTCGCCGGCGTCGACCGCACCGACGTCCTCGTGGTCAGCTCCTCCCGCGACCAGGTCACCGTCCGGCAGGCGCTCGCCGCGCACCCGGTCGGGTACCTGCTCAAGCCGTTCGACCGCGAGGCGCTGCAGGACCGGCTGCGCGCCTACGCCGCCGAGCGACGGTCGCGCGACGACGCGCAGCGCGACGTGCCGATGGGGCAGGGCGACGTCGACCGTCTGCTCGCCACCGGGTCGGTGCGCGTGGTCGGTCCGACCCGCGCCTCGGCCGGCGCGTCCGAGGACGCCCTGCCGAAGGGCGTGAGTGCCACCACGCTCGGTCGCGTCGTCGCGGCCCTCGACCCCGTGACCGCGCGCTCGGCCGACGAGGTCGCCGTGGCCACGGGCACCTCGCGCGCCACCGCGCGGCGCTACCTCGACCACCTCGTCGCGACGGGCGCCATCGACCTGGCGCACCGGTACGGCCGTCGCGGTCGCCCGCAGGTGCTCTACCGGCTGACACCGGCGCCCTGA
- a CDS encoding ATP-binding protein translates to MTRARLGRLRRIAVLALPSVIVLTATGVTTGIAVAVQERSIRTSVVDQVSGVASSLAVLPEVRDAVSSTVDRGAPGALADADDLASATAALQPIASLVEGASGVSYVVVTDDEGVRITHPDPAERGEPVETTIAPVLGGDRFVGTETGPSGTTLRAKVPVLDAEGEVVGVVAVGVLESTIAADRERALGALLPWSTGALVAATLASVLLSLVIARRLRRADAVDAESRRIRWTTEALREQAHEFGTRLHVVRGLVEQGDDEDAMAYIDAVAPGLTSGGGAGSPRRGAVATASVAAVRAELTAAGAALELRVADDVVLDDAVLLVVANLCRNAAEAGARTVTCSVDFRDGRVTVTVEDDGPGIDPADAHRVLTRGWSSKSDETGLGRGIGLAVVRRTATERGGSVVVGRSAALGGARLDVDLTAQS, encoded by the coding sequence GTGACCAGGGCACGGCTCGGGCGACTGCGGCGGATCGCGGTCCTCGCGCTCCCGAGCGTCATCGTGCTCACGGCGACGGGCGTCACGACCGGGATCGCCGTCGCCGTGCAGGAGCGCAGCATCCGCACGTCCGTCGTCGACCAGGTGTCCGGTGTCGCCTCGAGCCTGGCCGTCCTGCCCGAGGTCCGGGACGCGGTGTCGTCGACCGTCGACCGGGGCGCTCCCGGGGCGCTCGCCGACGCTGACGACCTCGCATCGGCCACCGCGGCGCTGCAACCCATCGCGTCGCTCGTCGAGGGAGCCTCCGGCGTCTCCTACGTCGTGGTGACCGACGACGAGGGCGTGCGCATCACCCATCCGGACCCTGCGGAACGCGGCGAGCCGGTCGAGACCACGATCGCCCCCGTGCTCGGCGGTGACCGGTTCGTCGGGACCGAGACCGGCCCGTCCGGCACGACGCTCCGGGCCAAGGTGCCGGTCCTCGACGCGGAGGGCGAGGTCGTCGGTGTCGTCGCGGTCGGTGTGCTCGAGTCGACCATCGCGGCCGACCGGGAACGGGCCCTCGGGGCCCTGCTGCCGTGGAGCACCGGTGCCCTCGTCGCCGCGACGCTCGCGAGCGTGCTCCTGTCGCTCGTGATCGCCCGCCGGTTGCGGCGGGCCGACGCGGTCGACGCCGAGAGCCGACGGATCCGGTGGACGACGGAGGCACTCCGCGAGCAGGCGCACGAGTTCGGCACCCGGCTGCACGTGGTGCGCGGGCTCGTCGAGCAGGGGGACGACGAGGACGCGATGGCCTACATCGACGCCGTCGCACCCGGACTCACGAGCGGCGGTGGCGCCGGGTCGCCGCGGCGGGGCGCGGTGGCGACGGCGTCCGTTGCGGCGGTGCGCGCCGAGCTCACCGCAGCCGGTGCGGCGCTCGAGCTCCGGGTCGCCGACGACGTCGTGCTCGACGACGCGGTGCTGCTCGTCGTCGCGAACCTGTGCCGGAACGCCGCCGAGGCCGGAGCCAGGACCGTCACCTGCAGCGTCGACTTCCGGGACGGACGCGTCACGGTCACGGTCGAGGACGACGGCCCCGGCATCGACCCCGCCGACGCCCACCGCGTGCTGACCCGCGGGTGGTCGTCGAAGTCCGACGAGACCGGCCTCGGGCGGGGCATCGGCCTGGCGGTCGTCCGGCGCACCGCCACCGAACGTGGCGGATCGGTGGTCGTGGGGCGTTCGGCAGCGCTCGGCGGTGCCCGGCTCGACGTCGACCTGACGGCGCAGTCGTGA
- a CDS encoding tripartite tricarboxylate transporter substrate binding protein has protein sequence MPEQSVPVQSTTEPRARRPVARVVGAAVAAVSIAVAAFGSVTSAAAGGDPTRSVTLVAPAAAGGGWDGVARSMQQAQRANGIVNSVQVVNMPGAGGTIALGNVARLAGQTDTLLVGGTGLLAAEIQFGSAVTHDDITPLAVTVEEYDVIVVPADSPYETLDDLVAAWRDRPGSVPWTGGGSFDQLVVTDLAVSAGIDPTETNYIPSDGGGEAIQALLNGTAAAASGGYPDNIDQIESGRLRALALVAAEPVEGIDIPTAVEQGHDVTLTNWRMIAAPGGLDDEQRTQLTDIVLDTVDTPEWADAVERYHWTERIITGEDLDAFIDEERERIQGLYEELGR, from the coding sequence GTGCCAGAGCAGTCCGTGCCGGTGCAGTCGACGACGGAGCCGCGTGCCCGTCGCCCCGTCGCGCGCGTGGTCGGAGCGGCCGTCGCCGCGGTGTCCATCGCGGTCGCCGCCTTCGGGTCCGTCACCTCGGCGGCAGCCGGCGGCGACCCCACCCGGTCCGTCACCCTGGTCGCCCCCGCAGCGGCCGGTGGCGGCTGGGACGGCGTCGCGAGGTCGATGCAGCAGGCGCAGCGCGCGAACGGCATCGTGAACTCCGTCCAGGTCGTCAACATGCCCGGCGCCGGCGGCACGATCGCGCTCGGCAACGTCGCCCGGCTCGCGGGACAGACGGACACGCTGCTCGTCGGCGGGACGGGACTGCTCGCCGCGGAGATCCAGTTCGGTTCCGCCGTCACCCACGACGACATCACGCCGCTCGCGGTCACCGTCGAGGAGTACGACGTCATCGTCGTGCCCGCAGACTCGCCCTACGAGACGCTCGACGACCTGGTCGCGGCGTGGCGGGATCGTCCCGGCTCGGTGCCGTGGACGGGCGGCGGCTCGTTCGACCAACTCGTCGTCACGGACCTCGCCGTCTCGGCCGGCATCGACCCGACGGAAACGAACTACATCCCCTCGGACGGCGGCGGCGAGGCGATCCAGGCGCTGCTCAACGGCACGGCCGCCGCGGCGTCGGGCGGGTACCCGGACAACATCGACCAGATCGAGTCCGGCCGGCTGCGGGCCCTCGCGCTCGTCGCAGCCGAACCGGTCGAGGGCATCGACATCCCCACGGCGGTCGAGCAGGGACACGACGTCACGCTGACGAACTGGCGGATGATCGCCGCGCCGGGCGGGCTCGACGACGAGCAGCGGACGCAGCTCACGGACATCGTGCTCGACACGGTCGACACCCCGGAGTGGGCGGACGCTGTGGAGCGGTACCACTGGACCGAGCGGATCATCACCGGCGAGGACCTCGACGCGTTCATCGACGAGGAACGCGAGCGGATCCAGGGACTGTACGAGGAGCTGGGCCGATGA
- a CDS encoding tripartite tricarboxylate transporter TctB family protein, translating into MSRPSNPTSSSAVVGQRLTLRAEPGRVAAVAKELTTPALFTAFAVYLVVGIVTMEVPAGTAFPGPAVFPGLVAAALLLLAALLVVRSVRAARGRRVAAVDALPEPGVDTVEAVHTVDGSGTGTETPRAVRVDWRSLAWVVLSFAGFALLLGVLGWIVGAGLLFLGVAKGLGAPGWLRPLVIGLTVSAISYIAFDMLLDLSLPSGIVGWEF; encoded by the coding sequence ATGAGCCGTCCGAGCAACCCCACGTCGTCGTCCGCGGTCGTCGGGCAGCGGCTCACGCTGCGGGCCGAACCCGGTCGCGTCGCAGCGGTCGCGAAGGAGCTGACCACCCCGGCGCTCTTCACCGCCTTCGCGGTCTACCTCGTCGTCGGCATCGTGACGATGGAGGTCCCGGCCGGTACCGCGTTCCCCGGGCCCGCGGTCTTCCCCGGCCTCGTCGCCGCGGCACTCCTGCTGCTGGCCGCCCTGCTGGTCGTGCGGTCCGTCCGAGCGGCGCGCGGGCGGCGGGTCGCGGCGGTCGACGCACTGCCGGAGCCCGGCGTCGACACCGTGGAGGCCGTCCACACCGTCGACGGCAGCGGTACCGGCACCGAGACCCCGCGCGCGGTCCGCGTCGACTGGCGATCCCTGGCCTGGGTCGTCCTCTCCTTCGCCGGCTTCGCGCTGCTGCTCGGCGTGCTCGGGTGGATCGTCGGCGCCGGGCTGCTCTTCCTCGGCGTCGCGAAGGGGCTCGGCGCCCCGGGCTGGCTGCGGCCGCTCGTCATCGGGCTGACCGTGAGCGCGATCAGCTACATCGCCTTCGACATGCTGCTCGACCTGTCGCTGCCCTCGGGCATCGTCGGATGGGAGTTCTGA
- a CDS encoding tripartite tricarboxylate transporter permease, producing the protein MDVLGLLGDGFAGALTPANLLWVVVGCLLGTAVGVLPGLGSSMAVALLLPVTFSLDPTAAFIMFAGVYFGGLFGDSTMGILMNTPGQASAIASTFEGHRMALNGRAAQALATAAIGAFVGGMIASVLVVFLAPALATFSSSFGPAEFFALALFAFVTTSSVVTDDALKGLGSLCLGLGIAVIGVDGISGAPRFTMGVPELFDGISLVTVTVAVLALGEVIYVACLARHLKDGRMVRATGRPWLSKRELREAAPAWLRGTAIGLPFGVVPAGGSEIPTFLAFGIEKRLDARRKDPQFGTGAIRGLAAPESAGNATTGMAMGALLSLGLPVSATAAIMLAAFRQYGLQPGPLLFDRSPDLVWALLASFFIAMVVLLVINLPFAMLWAKLLRIPRAYLYAGIAVFCGLGIYATSGSVFDLLMLLGIGLVGFLMRALDVPLAPLIIGMVLGPLAETSLRDAALSADGDFSVLVAGPIPIVLYAVLAVVVAATVTGRVRARRAARRELVDA; encoded by the coding sequence GTGGACGTCCTCGGTCTCCTCGGTGACGGCTTCGCCGGCGCCCTGACCCCCGCCAACCTGCTCTGGGTCGTCGTCGGGTGCCTGCTCGGCACCGCGGTCGGCGTCCTCCCCGGCCTCGGGTCGTCGATGGCGGTGGCACTGCTGCTGCCCGTGACGTTCTCGCTCGACCCGACGGCGGCGTTCATCATGTTCGCCGGCGTCTACTTCGGCGGGCTCTTCGGCGACTCGACGATGGGCATCCTGATGAACACGCCGGGGCAGGCCTCGGCGATCGCCTCGACGTTCGAGGGCCACAGGATGGCGTTGAACGGACGAGCGGCCCAGGCCCTCGCGACCGCCGCGATCGGGGCGTTCGTCGGCGGGATGATCGCATCGGTCCTGGTCGTCTTCCTCGCGCCGGCCCTCGCGACGTTCTCGTCGAGCTTCGGGCCGGCGGAGTTCTTCGCCCTCGCGCTCTTCGCGTTCGTCACGACGTCGTCGGTGGTCACCGACGATGCCCTGAAGGGCCTCGGATCGCTCTGCCTCGGGCTCGGCATCGCGGTGATCGGGGTCGACGGCATCTCCGGTGCACCGCGCTTCACCATGGGCGTCCCGGAGCTGTTCGACGGCATCTCGCTCGTCACGGTGACGGTCGCGGTCCTCGCACTCGGCGAGGTCATCTACGTCGCCTGCCTCGCCCGGCACCTGAAGGACGGCCGGATGGTGCGGGCAACCGGACGCCCGTGGCTGTCGAAGCGGGAACTCCGCGAGGCCGCACCCGCCTGGCTGCGCGGCACCGCGATCGGCCTGCCGTTCGGCGTCGTGCCCGCCGGCGGGTCCGAGATCCCGACCTTCCTGGCCTTCGGGATCGAGAAGCGACTCGACGCCCGGCGCAAGGACCCGCAGTTCGGCACGGGTGCGATCCGCGGCCTGGCGGCCCCTGAGTCCGCCGGGAACGCGACCACCGGCATGGCGATGGGCGCGCTGCTGTCCCTCGGCCTGCCGGTGTCGGCGACCGCCGCGATCATGCTCGCCGCGTTCCGCCAGTACGGACTGCAGCCGGGCCCCCTGCTGTTCGACCGGTCCCCCGACCTGGTCTGGGCGCTGCTCGCGTCGTTCTTCATCGCGATGGTCGTGCTGCTCGTCATCAACCTGCCGTTCGCGATGCTCTGGGCGAAGCTGCTGCGCATCCCGCGGGCGTACCTGTACGCGGGCATCGCGGTCTTCTGCGGACTCGGCATCTACGCCACGAGCGGTTCGGTGTTCGACCTGCTCATGCTGCTCGGCATCGGGCTCGTCGGGTTCCTCATGCGGGCGCTCGACGTGCCGCTCGCACCGCTCATCATCGGCATGGTGCTCGGTCCGCTGGCCGAGACGAGCCTGCGCGACGCGGCACTGAGCGCCGACGGCGACTTCTCGGTCCTGGTGGCCGGGCCGATCCCGATCGTGCTGTACGCCGTGCTGGCGGTCGTGGTCGCGGCCACCGTCACGGGTCGGGTCAGGGCACGGCGCGCGGCGCGGCGCGAGCTGGTCGACGCGTAG
- a CDS encoding LacI family DNA-binding transcriptional regulator → MRATVRDVAALAGVSPKTVSNVVNGGVPVRPATRERVERAVAELGYVPNLSARGLRNGRSGAIALTLPELGNAYSAELAQWFVELARERGWTVQLDQTGNDAERERELVSRARAHLVDGLVLNPVSLSASVLAEAEGLPPTVVIGEVEPERVDQVHVDSRRAAREVTTHLLDRGHRRIAVVGAARASDATATSELRDRGHADALGTVGLEVDPSLRVPLPAWTTSAAATGFADWLDTHPLPHAVFAYTDSIAFGVLHVLAARGVRVPEQVSVVGFDDVDAAAFAIPALTTVSFDRRAFATAALDLLTRRIADPSAPPETVVVPHRIVERASVADR, encoded by the coding sequence GTGCGCGCGACCGTGCGGGACGTGGCGGCCCTCGCCGGGGTCTCCCCGAAGACCGTCTCCAACGTGGTGAACGGCGGCGTGCCCGTCCGCCCGGCGACCCGTGAGCGCGTCGAGCGCGCGGTGGCGGAGCTCGGCTACGTGCCCAACCTCTCCGCCCGCGGACTGCGGAACGGGCGCTCCGGCGCGATCGCGCTGACGCTGCCGGAACTCGGCAACGCGTACTCCGCGGAGCTCGCGCAGTGGTTCGTGGAGCTCGCGCGCGAGCGGGGCTGGACGGTGCAGCTCGACCAGACGGGCAACGACGCCGAGCGTGAGCGTGAACTCGTCTCGCGTGCCCGCGCGCACCTCGTGGACGGCCTGGTGCTCAACCCGGTGTCACTCAGCGCGAGCGTCCTGGCCGAGGCCGAGGGGCTCCCCCCGACCGTCGTCATCGGCGAGGTGGAGCCCGAGCGGGTCGACCAGGTGCACGTCGACAGCCGCCGCGCCGCCCGGGAGGTCACGACCCACCTGCTCGACCGCGGGCACCGCCGGATCGCCGTCGTCGGGGCGGCCAGGGCCTCCGACGCCACGGCGACGAGCGAGCTTCGCGACCGAGGCCACGCGGACGCACTCGGCACGGTCGGCCTCGAGGTCGACCCGTCCCTGCGCGTGCCGCTGCCGGCGTGGACGACGAGCGCGGCCGCGACGGGCTTCGCGGACTGGCTCGACACGCATCCCCTGCCGCACGCGGTCTTCGCGTACACGGACTCGATCGCGTTCGGCGTGCTGCACGTGCTGGCGGCCCGGGGTGTCCGCGTGCCGGAGCAGGTGAGCGTCGTCGGGTTCGACGACGTCGACGCGGCCGCCTTCGCGATACCGGCGCTCACCACGGTGTCGTTCGACCGGCGGGCCTTCGCGACGGCGGCGCTCGACCTGCTCACCCGGCGCATCGCCGACCCGTCCGCTCCGCCGGAGACCGTCGTCGTGCCGCACCGCATCGTCGAGCGCGCGAGCGTCGCCGACCGCTGA
- a CDS encoding VOC family protein: MSADDPAMPVLTATVLQSPDPVRLARFWGALTGWTVHEDGPTWLRVRPADGGVGLSVQYDDAYQAPTWPPAPGTQGMQLHLDLQVEDLGAATARALELGATEAAFQPQDDVRVLLDPDGHPFCLFLPGA, from the coding sequence ATGAGCGCCGACGACCCCGCGATGCCCGTGCTGACCGCGACCGTCCTGCAGTCCCCCGACCCGGTGCGCCTCGCGCGGTTCTGGGGCGCCCTGACCGGGTGGACGGTGCACGAGGACGGTCCGACCTGGCTGCGGGTCCGCCCCGCTGACGGCGGCGTCGGGCTCTCGGTGCAGTACGACGACGCCTACCAGGCACCGACCTGGCCGCCGGCCCCGGGCACGCAGGGCATGCAGCTGCACCTCGACCTGCAGGTGGAGGACCTCGGCGCAGCGACCGCCCGCGCGCTGGAACTCGGCGCGACCGAGGCTGCATTCCAGCCGCAGGACGACGTGCGGGTGCTCCTCGACCCGGACGGGCACCCGTTCTGCCTATTCCTGCCGGGCGCCTGA
- a CDS encoding esterase/lipase family protein gives MTDRTTPGTGAASGTAAVPPGRVPLLRRAWWAVLDWWYAARWQLRSTGPTTAEDYRTGTGQPVVVVPGVYETWHFMRPLMDALHDAGHPVHVLPVLRHNLRPVPESAREVLAYLEEQDLRDVLVVAHSKGGLIGKYAMTLPEGERIDRMVAVSTPFGGSVYARLAPVPHLRAFRAADPVLAALGRDLAVNARITSVYGVFDTLIPGGSELAGATNVRVPVGGHFRILGAQQTREVVLDAAGAAGSSAPRDSR, from the coding sequence GTGACGGACCGGACCACCCCGGGGACGGGTGCGGCGTCGGGGACGGCGGCCGTGCCTCCAGGCCGTGTGCCGCTGCTGCGTCGCGCGTGGTGGGCCGTGCTCGACTGGTGGTACGCGGCCAGGTGGCAGCTCCGGAGCACCGGACCGACGACCGCCGAGGACTACCGGACCGGGACGGGTCAGCCGGTCGTCGTGGTGCCCGGCGTGTACGAGACCTGGCACTTCATGCGGCCGCTCATGGACGCCCTGCACGACGCCGGCCACCCGGTGCACGTGCTGCCCGTCCTGCGCCACAACCTGCGACCCGTGCCGGAGTCGGCCCGAGAGGTCCTGGCGTACCTCGAGGAGCAGGACCTCCGCGACGTGCTGGTCGTCGCGCACAGCAAGGGCGGTCTCATCGGCAAGTACGCGATGACGCTGCCGGAGGGGGAGCGCATCGACCGGATGGTCGCGGTGTCGACCCCGTTCGGCGGGTCGGTGTATGCGCGGCTGGCGCCCGTGCCGCACCTGCGGGCCTTCCGGGCGGCGGACCCGGTGCTCGCCGCGCTCGGGCGAGACCTCGCGGTGAACGCCCGGATCACGTCCGTGTACGGGGTGTTCGACACGCTGATCCCGGGAGGCAGCGAGCTCGCCGGGGCCACGAACGTGCGGGTGCCCGTCGGCGGGCACTTCCGGATCCTCGGTGCGCAGCAGACCCGCGAGGTCGTGCTCGATGCGGCGGGCGCCGCCGGGTCGTCGGCGCCCCGAGACTCGCGCTGA